Proteins encoded together in one Bacillota bacterium window:
- a CDS encoding amidohydrolase family protein: DTNTKVNPPLRTKADVEALRRGLADGAVDAIVTDHAPHHVDDKDVEYDYAAFGIVGLETAVGLIFSELVAKKVITAALAIEKLTSGPAGVLGLPKGTLSLGAEADLTIIDPSAQWTVNPAEFASRSRNTIFSGWELTGRPAMTIVAGAIVAEDGVLKT, from the coding sequence ACGACACGAACACCAAGGTCAACCCGCCCCTACGGACCAAGGCCGACGTCGAGGCCCTCCGTCGCGGCCTGGCCGACGGGGCGGTTGACGCCATCGTCACCGACCACGCCCCGCACCACGTCGACGACAAGGACGTCGAGTACGACTACGCCGCCTTCGGCATCGTCGGCCTGGAGACGGCCGTCGGCCTGATCTTCTCGGAGCTCGTCGCCAAGAAGGTGATCACCGCCGCGCTGGCCATCGAGAAGCTGACCTCCGGCCCGGCCGGCGTCCTCGGACTCCCCAAGGGGACCCTGTCGCTGGGGGCCGAGGCCGACCTGACGATCATCGACCCGTCCGCCCAGTGGACCGTGAACCCGGCCGAGTTCGCCTCCCGCAGCCGCAATACCATCTTCAGCGGCTGGGAGCTGACCGGCCGGCCGGCGATGACCATCGTCGCCGGGGCCATCGTGGCCGAGGACGGGGTCCTCAAGACCTGA